A window of Shewanella mesophila contains these coding sequences:
- the rpsI gene encoding 30S ribosomal protein S9, with product MAATQYYGTGRRKTSTARVFAKVGSGNIVVNQRPLDEYFGRETARMVVRQPLELVEMTDKLDIYVTVKGGGITGQAGAIRHGITRALMELDEALRPSLRAAGFVTRDARKVERKKVGLRKARRKPQFSKR from the coding sequence ATGGCTGCAACTCAGTACTACGGCACTGGCCGTCGCAAAACATCTACTGCTCGCGTATTCGCTAAAGTAGGTAGTGGTAACATCGTCGTGAACCAACGTCCACTTGACGAATATTTTGGTCGTGAAACTGCTCGTATGGTTGTTCGTCAACCACTAGAGCTAGTTGAAATGACTGACAAGCTAGACATCTATGTAACTGTTAAAGGCGGTGGAATCACTGGCCAAGCAGGTGCAATCCGTCACGGTATCACTCGTGCATTGATGGAACTTGATGAAGCTCTACGTCCTTCTCTACGCGCTGCTGGTTTCGTTACCCGTGATGCTCGTAAAGTTGAGCGTAAGAAAGTGGGTCTACGTAAAGCACGTCGTAAGCCACAATTCTCTAAGCGTTAA
- a CDS encoding DUF2065 domain-containing protein, translating to MSFQLLMLVLAIVLIIEGIGPLLFPNRWQAYLKEISNQNQRVLQRLGGALVTAGIVILIIFS from the coding sequence ATGTCATTTCAACTTCTGATGTTAGTGTTGGCGATAGTGCTCATTATTGAAGGTATTGGGCCACTTTTATTTCCCAACCGTTGGCAAGCATATTTGAAGGAAATTTCTAATCAAAATCAGCGGGTTTTGCAAAGGTTAGGTGGAGCTTTAGTGACCGCAGGCATCGTCATATTGATTATTTTTTCATAA
- the rplM gene encoding 50S ribosomal protein L13: MKTTFTATPETVTRDWYVVDAEGKTLGRIATEIAARLRGKHKPEYTPHVDTGDYIIVINAEKVAVTGNKAKGKVYYSHSGFIGGIKQITFEKLQDHKPEMIIEKAVKGMLPKGPLGRAMFRKLKVYAGTEHNHAAQQPQVLDI; this comes from the coding sequence TTTACTGCTACACCAGAAACCGTTACTCGCGACTGGTATGTTGTTGATGCTGAAGGTAAAACTTTAGGTCGTATCGCTACTGAGATTGCTGCTCGCCTACGTGGTAAGCACAAGCCTGAGTATACTCCTCATGTAGATACTGGCGATTACATCATCGTTATCAACGCTGAGAAAGTTGCTGTTACTGGTAATAAAGCGAAAGGCAAAGTGTACTACTCGCACTCTGGTTTCATTGGTGGCATCAAGCAGATCACCTTTGAAAAGCTGCAAGATCATAAGCCTGAAATGATCATCGAGAAAGCAGTTAAGGGTATGTTACCTAAAGGTCCTTTAGGACGTGCCATGTTCCGTAAACTTAAAGTTTACGCTGGTACAGAACATAACCACGCTGCACAACAACCTCAAGTTCTTGATATCTAA